One window of the Rosa rugosa chromosome 3, drRosRugo1.1, whole genome shotgun sequence genome contains the following:
- the LOC133739155 gene encoding laccase-11-like, which yields MAKTNNFSFCSLLPFLCFVGFLFIPAKAAVKSYQFDIQVKNVSRLCHSKPIVTVNGLYPGPAIYAREGDTLLVNVTNHAQYNMSIHWHGLKQYRNGWADGPAYITQCPIKTGNSYTYNMTITGQRGTLWWHAHIFWLRATVYGAIVILPKQGTGFPFPQPYREANLILGEWWNNDVEEVVKQGNRLGLPPNMSDAHTINGKPGPLFPCSEKYTFALEVEQGKTYLLRIINAALNDELFFAIAGHNLTVVEVDAVYTKPFTSQAILIAPGQTTNVLVQANQVPSRYFMAARPFMDAPLSIDNKTATAILQYKGIPNSVLPVLSQLPALNDTAFALSYNGKLRSLNTAKYPANVPLKVDRQLFYTIGLGINQCTTCLNGTQLTASLNNITFVMPQVGLLQAHYFNTKGVFSTDFPDRPPTPFNYTGAPLTANLGTKLGTRLSKIAFNSTVELVLQDTNLLTVESHPFHLHGYNFFIVGTGVGNFDPKKDPAKFNLVDPPERNTVGVPTGGWAAIRFRADNPGVWFMHCHLELHTSWGLKTAFVVENGKGSDQSVLPPPKDLPPC from the exons ATGGCAAAAACCAACAACTTCAGCTTCTGTTCCTTACTTCCCTTCTTATGTTTTGTTGGGTTCCTCTTCATTCCAGCCAAAGCTGCTGTGAAGTCATACCAATTCGAC ATTCAAGTGAAGAATGTGAGCAGGTTGTGCCATTCTAAGCCAATTGTTACAGTAAATGGGTTGTACCCTGGACCTGCAATTTATGCTAGAGAAGGAGATACACTTCTAGTTAATGTCACAAATCATGCACAGTATAACATGTCAATTCATTG GCATGGACTAAAGCAATATCGAAATGGGTGGGCAGATGGACCTGCTTATATAACACAATGTCCGATCAAGACAGGAAACAGTTACACCTATAATATGACAATCACAGGGCAAAGAGGTACTCTATGGTGGCATGCTCACATCTTTTGGCTAAGAGCCACCGTCTATGGAGCTATCGTCATCCTGCCCAAACAAGGGACGGGCTTTCCTTTTCCTCAGCCTTACAGGGAAGCTAATCTGATCTTAG GAGAATGGTGGAATAATGATGTGGAAGAGGTTGTTAAACAAGGGAATAGACTCGGGTTGCCTCCGAATATGTCAGATGCGCATACTATTAATGGGAAGCCAGGGCCTCTCTTTCCATGTTCCGAAAAAT ATACCTTTGCGTTGGAGGTTGAACAAGGGAAGACATACCTGTTACGAATCATCAATGCTGCACTCAATGACGAGCTATTCTTTGCAATAGCTGGCCACAACTTGACAGTGGTAGAGGTTGATGCAGTCTATACCAAACCATTTACATCTCAAGCAATACTAATTGCACCAGGCCAGACCACAAATGTTCTTGTTCAGGCAAACCAAGTCCCTAGTAGATATTTCATGGCTGCCCGGCCATTCATGGATGCACCTCTTTCCATAGACAATAAGACCGCCACTGCAATCCTGCAATATAAAGGCATCCCCAATTCTGTGCTGCCAGTCCTTTCCCAACTTCCAGCACTCAATGACACAGCTTTTGCGCTGAGCTACAATGGGAAGCTGAGAAGCCTAAACACAGCAAAGTACCCAGCAAATGTACCTCTTAAAGTCGATAGACAGCTTTTCTACACAATTGGTTTGGGAATCAACCAATGCACTACTTGCCTGAATGGAACACAGCTCACTGCTTCTTTGAACAACATCACATTTGTGATGCCCCAAGTTGGACTGCTTCAAGCTCATTACTTCAACACCAAGGGGGTATTTTCCACAGATTTCCCTGACCGCCCCCCAACACCTTTCAATTACACTGGTGCACCACTCACTGCCAACCTTGGGACTAAACTAGGCACTCGGTTAAGCAAGATTGCCTTTAATTCGACAGTAGAATTGGTGCTACAAGATACCAACCTTCTCACAGTGGAATCCCATCCCTTCCACCTTCATGGTTACAATTTCTTTATTGTTGGGACCGGAGTTGGGAACTTTGACCCCAAGAAAGACCCGGCTAAGTTTAATTTGGTGGATCCTCCTGAAAGAAACACAGTTGGTGTTCCTACCGGTGGTTGGGCTGCCATAAGGTTCAGGGCTGATAATCCAG GTGTGTGGTTCATGCACTGTCACTTGGAGCTGCATACTAGCTGGGGTTTGAAGACTGCATTTGTGGTGGAAAACGGGAAAGGGTCAGATCAATCTGTCTTGCCTCCACCGAAAGACCTTCCACCTTGTTAA
- the LOC133737326 gene encoding receptor-like protein 3, protein MAHNSLYGVVDERIVNLTNLIILDLNSNQPSGNIPSNTGTPSSLKFMILHTNNLAGSLPQYLLNCTNLIELNLRFNNFEGVISMFNFSKFVHLSKIDLQRNYFTCIFPVSLYSCKSLRAIRLSFNDIEGQIQPEILSLKSLSFLSLGGTRLTNVTGAMKILMRCESFVALFFSYNFLGEEIPADGEMVEFNGFQNLQVLSISQLQFLRSLDPSFNNFSGDIPNQISNLINLERLDLSMNQLSGEIPTSITSLTFLASFNVSHNNLQGLIPKSTQLQGFDISAFEGNPKLCGAPLPMSAPERLVLMKMIRKPKTWRMNIIKFHGFMFLSVLGSFSDSGEFVVL, encoded by the exons ATGGCTCACAATTCGCTTTATGGAGTagttgatgagagaattgtcaaCCTCACAAACCTCATAATCCTTGACCTCAACTCTAACCAACCGAGTGGCAACATTCCTAGTAATACTGGGACGCCCTCCAGTTTAAAATTTATGATCCTTCATACCAACAACCTAGCAGGTTCTCTTCCCCAATATTTGTTGAATTGTACAAATCTAATTGAGTTGAATTTACGATTTAATAACTTTGAAGGAGTGATCTCCATGTTTAACTTCTCCAAATTTGTTCATCTTAGTAAAATTGATCTACAAAGGAATTACTTCACTTGTATCTTCCCAGTAAGCCTTTACTCATGCAAGTCCTTGAGAGCAATTCGACTGAGCTTTAACGATATAGAGGGCCAAATACAGCCTGAGATTCTTTCATTGAAATCCTTGTCCTTCCTCTCTCTTGGTGGAACTAGACTGACCAATGTCACAGGGGCGATGAAGATATTGATGCGTTGCGAAAGCTTTGTAGCACTTTTCttttcatataattttcttGGTGAGGAAATTCCAGCTGATGGTGAAATGGTTGAGTTTAATGGATTTCAAAATCTTCAAGTCCTGAGT ATCAGCCAATTGCAGTTTCTTAGGAGCTTGGATCCTAGTTTTAACAACTTCTCTGGAGACATTCCAAACCAAATATCTAACCTCATAAACTTGGAGCGATTGGATCTTTCCATGAATCAATTATCTGGTGAAATACCCACGTCAATAACAAGCCTGACTTTCTTAGCATCTTTCAATGTCTCACACAACAATCTCCAAGGACTGATACCAAAAAGTACTCAGCTCCAAGGCTTTGATATCTCTGCATTTGAAGGGAATCCAAAACTTTGTGGTGCTCCACTTCCAATGAGTGCCCCTGAGAGATTGGTACTGATGAAGATGATAAGAAAACCGAAGACGTGGAGAATGAACATCATCAAGTTCCATGGTTTTATGTTTCTGTCGGTCTTGGGTTCATTTTCGGATTCTGGGGAGTTTGTGGTTCTTTAG
- the LOC133739999 gene encoding syntaxin-112-like has product MNDLMTKSFLSYVDLKKQAMKDIEAEPDLEMGELEPAEEQNLAKFFEEVTAIKADMEEITNLLLDLQDLNEETKSTHSAKVLRGLRDRINADMVSILRKAKNIKARLESLDQSNIANREVAGYKEGSPVDRMRISVTGGLRIKLRDMMNDFLALREQIVKEHKDGLKRRYYNATGEEATEEVIEKILRSGEVKVFEGKTELVMENQERDEALKDLKRSLTELHQVFLDMAVLVEAQGEQINDIEKNVADAGIYISGGNKELLHAKQLKKKRGKWVCWIMAFVLLVLLVCFISIIAS; this is encoded by the coding sequence ATGAATGATCTAATGACCAAGTCGTTCCTCAGTTACGTTGATCTTAAGAAACAGGCCATGAAAGACATTGAAGCAGAACCTGACTTGGAAATGGGGGAACTTGAGCCTGCTGAAGAACAGAATCTTGCGAAATTTTTTGAAGAAGTGACGGCAATCAAGGCTGACATGGAAGAGATTACGAACCTGCTTCTTGATCTTCAGGACCTGAATGAAGAAACCAAGTCCACTCACAGTGCTAAAGTTCTCAGGGGGCTGAGAGACCGAATCAATGCTGACATGGTTAGTATTCTGAGGAAAGCTAAGAACATTAAAGCAAGATTGGAATCGCTTGATCAGTCTAATATTGCTAACCGAGAGGTGGCTGGGTACAAGGAAGGAAGTCCTGTTGATCGAATGAGGATTTCTGTGACTGGTGGACTGAGAATCAAGCTGAGAGATATGATGAATGATTTTCTGGCATTGAGAGAACAGATTGTTAAGGAGCACAAAGACGGTCTCAAGAGAAGGTACTATAATGCCACCGGAGAGGAAGCAACTGAAGAAGTGATTGAGAAGATTTTGAGAAGTGGGGAGGTCAAAGTTTTTGAAGGGAAAACAGAGCTGGTGATGGAGAATCAGGAAAGAGATGAGGCCTTGAAGGACTTAAAGAGAAGCTTGACAGAACTGCATCAAGTTTTCCTGGACATGGCGGTGTTGGTTGAAGCACAAGGTGAACAGATTAATGATATCGAAAAGAATGTGGCTGATGCTGGGATTTACATTAGTGGCGGAAACAAGGAACTTCTTCATGCCAAGcagttgaaaaagaaaagaggaaagtgGGTTTGTTGGATTATGGCTTTTGTGCTATTGGTGTTATTGGTGTGCTTTATTTCCATCATAGCTTCTTGA
- the LOC133739060 gene encoding probable pinoresinol-lariciresinol reductase 3: MEKKKSRVLIIGATGNLGHHLANASLHFSHPTFALVRPDTFSDPHKSQNLRALSDAGVTLLQGSLEDEESLVEAVKQVDVVICAVQAKQVLHQKHLIQVIKNAGSIKRFIPSEFGLDPDKTQISGMDYNFYSNKAEIRRLVEAQGIPYTFVSCNFYTSYLLPSLVQPGLKVPPRDKVTIFGDGNTKGVFVKEIDVAAFTIRTLDDPRTLNKVLYFRPPGNVYSLNELVELWESKIGKKLEKVFVSEEELLKKIKETSYPDNMALIFIYSAFIKGDQTYFDIESADSADATKLYPELNYTTISQYLDTLL, encoded by the exons atggagaagaagaagagcagagTACTGATAATCGGAGCAACAGGAAATCTGGGTCACCATTTAGCCAATGCCAGCCTCCATTTCTCTCACCCCACTTTCGCTCTCGTCCGACCCGACACCTTCTCCGACCCCCACAAGTCCCAAAACCTTCGAGCCCTCTCCGATGCCGGCGTAACACTCCTCCAA GGTTCGCTGGAAGATGAAGAGAGCCTTGTTGAAGCAGTGAAGCAAGTTGATGTTGTGATTTGTGCTGTTCAGGCCAAACAGGTGCTCCATCAGAAGCATCTTATCCAAGTTATCAAAAATGCTGGCTCCATCAAG AGATTCATTCCATCAGAATTCGGGTTGGACCCAGATAAGACGCAAATTTCAGGGATGGACTACAACTTCTATTCAAACAAAGCCGAGATTAGGCGTCTTGTGGAAGCTCAAGGCATTCCCTACActtttgtttcctgcaatttCTATACGAGCTATTTGCTTCCTTCACTTGTGCAGCCGGGCCTCAAAGTGCCTCCGAGGGACAAAGTCACAATTTTCGGGGATGGAAATACTAAAG GCGTTTTTGTCAAGGAAATTGATGTAGCTGCCTTCACTATCAGGACATTAGACGATCCACGAACCTTGAACAAAGTGTTGTATTTTAGACCACCCGGAAATGTGTACTCGCTGAATGAACTAGTTGAGCTTTGGGAGAGTAAGATTGGGAAGAAGCTCGAGAAGGTGTTTGTATCAGAAGAAGAGCTCCTTAAGAAGATTAAAG AGACTTCATATCCTGACAACATGGCCCTGATTTTCATATATTCTGCTTTCATAAAGGGCGATCAAACTTACTTTGATATCGAGTCAGCTGATAGTGCCGATGCGACAAAACTGTATCCAGAGCTGAATTATACTACAATCAGTCAATATTTAGACACTCTATTGTGA